From a single Bacillus gobiensis genomic region:
- the hisIE gene encoding bifunctional phosphoribosyl-AMP cyclohydrolase/phosphoribosyl-ATP diphosphatase HisIE — protein MITIDELTFSKDGLIPAIVQDAFSKEVLTLAYMNKESLEKTIETKQTWFYSRSRQELWHKGATSGNIQHVIDIRQDCDSDALVVLVDPKGPACHTGSYSCFTPNEKSEALEVGSSEILNELEKVIAKRYADRPEGAYTTYLFNEGIDKICKKVGEEAAEVIIASKNRDKDELKWESADLLYHLLVLLREQGLPFEEVLQTLAERHGNKK, from the coding sequence ATGATCACGATAGACGAGCTAACATTTTCAAAAGATGGACTTATTCCGGCAATCGTTCAAGATGCCTTCAGTAAGGAAGTATTAACGCTTGCATATATGAATAAAGAATCGCTGGAAAAAACGATCGAAACGAAACAAACCTGGTTCTACAGCAGATCCCGGCAAGAGCTCTGGCATAAAGGAGCAACTTCGGGAAATATCCAGCATGTAATCGATATTCGCCAGGACTGTGACAGCGACGCTCTCGTTGTGCTCGTTGATCCGAAAGGACCGGCATGCCACACAGGAAGCTACAGCTGTTTTACCCCGAATGAAAAATCCGAGGCTTTAGAGGTTGGAAGCAGTGAAATATTAAATGAGCTGGAAAAAGTTATTGCAAAAAGATATGCCGATCGGCCGGAAGGCGCTTATACAACTTACCTTTTCAACGAGGGGATTGATAAGATCTGTAAAAAAGTTGGGGAAGAAGCGGCTGAAGTTATTATAGCGAGCAAAAATAGAGATAAAGACGAGTTGAAATGGGAATCGGCAGACTTGCTTTATCATTTGCTGGTACTTCTACGTGAACAGGGGCTTCCATTTGAAGAAGTGCTGCAAACGCTAGCTGAAAGACACGGCAATAAGAAGTAG
- the hisF gene encoding imidazole glycerol phosphate synthase subunit HisF, giving the protein MITKRIIPCLDVKDGRVVKGIQFLELKDAGDPVELAAVYDSEGADELVFLDISASHEGRKTMIDVVEKVAAALAIPFTVGGGINHLDDMKRILRAGADKVSVNTSAVSRPELITEGANFFGSQCIVVAIDAKYDPESDTYKVYTHGGRKETDLEVVEWAKEAVMRGAGEILLTSMDSDGEKNGFDHRLTKLVSEAVSVPVIASGGAGNAEHMLHAFTKGTADAALAASIFHYKETSIHEVKAYIRNRGVNIR; this is encoded by the coding sequence ATGATTACAAAACGAATTATTCCGTGTCTGGATGTAAAGGACGGACGAGTGGTTAAGGGTATACAATTTCTGGAGCTTAAAGATGCGGGAGATCCGGTTGAGCTTGCTGCTGTCTACGATTCAGAAGGCGCAGATGAGCTTGTTTTTCTTGATATTTCAGCTTCCCATGAAGGCAGAAAAACGATGATTGATGTTGTTGAAAAGGTTGCTGCCGCACTTGCAATCCCCTTTACTGTTGGCGGCGGCATTAATCACCTGGATGATATGAAACGCATCCTCCGGGCAGGAGCGGACAAGGTATCTGTCAATACTTCAGCTGTTTCGCGCCCTGAGCTGATAACAGAAGGCGCCAATTTTTTCGGCTCCCAATGCATCGTGGTTGCGATTGACGCAAAATATGACCCGGAATCCGATACGTACAAAGTATATACCCATGGCGGGCGAAAAGAGACAGATCTAGAAGTTGTCGAATGGGCAAAAGAAGCCGTTATGAGAGGGGCCGGAGAAATTCTATTGACGAGCATGGACTCAGACGGAGAAAAAAACGGCTTTGATCATCGACTGACCAAGCTTGTTTCTGAAGCTGTATCTGTTCCGGTAATTGCTTCAGGCGGTGCCGGCAACGCAGAGCACATGCTTCATGCATTTACGAAAGGGACAGCCGACGCTGCCTTGGCTGCATCAATTTTTCATTATAAAGAGACCTCAATTCATGAAGTGAAAGCATACATCAGAAACCGTGGAGTGAATATTAGATGA
- the hisA gene encoding 1-(5-phosphoribosyl)-5-[(5-phosphoribosylamino)methylideneamino]imidazole-4-carboxamide isomerase, which produces MSAFTLYPAIDMRNGKCVRLVQGNYDDETIYGDSPLEMASFFAGQGAEWIHLVDLDGAKAGKRINDRHVLEIAKTLDANIQVGGGIRSEKDIDYYLTNDVNRVILGSSAVSNPSFVKEMLKKYGKHIAIGLDARNGFVSTEGWLEDSHVKACDLGRELAHVGAEVFIFTDIANDGMLSGPNVESTIELAEATGKEVIASGGVSSLEDLETLAKNRDKGIAGAIVGKALYTNRFSVEEGLEKVKSI; this is translated from the coding sequence TACGATGACGAAACGATTTACGGAGATTCTCCGCTTGAAATGGCTTCGTTTTTCGCCGGTCAGGGTGCAGAATGGATTCACTTGGTCGATCTTGATGGTGCTAAAGCGGGAAAACGAATCAATGACCGCCATGTGCTGGAAATTGCCAAAACGTTAGACGCAAATATTCAGGTTGGCGGAGGAATCAGAAGCGAAAAGGATATCGATTATTATTTAACCAATGATGTCAATCGAGTTATTCTTGGCAGCTCAGCTGTTTCGAACCCGTCGTTTGTGAAAGAAATGCTGAAAAAATACGGAAAGCATATCGCGATTGGGCTTGATGCGAGAAACGGCTTCGTCTCAACCGAAGGCTGGCTTGAGGATTCCCATGTAAAAGCATGCGATTTGGGAAGAGAATTAGCACATGTTGGGGCGGAGGTCTTTATTTTTACGGATATTGCAAATGACGGCATGCTATCCGGCCCAAATGTCGAGAGCACGATTGAGCTTGCTGAAGCCACAGGGAAGGAAGTCATTGCATCTGGCGGAGTCAGCTCATTAGAAGATCTAGAAACGCTTGCAAAAAACAGGGATAAAGGCATTGCCGGAGCAATCGTAGGAAAAGCGCTTTATACAAATCGTTTCTCTGTTGAAGAAGGATTGGAAAAGGTGAAGTCCATATGA